The nucleotide sequence CGATCCCCGCGACTACAACAAATTCTTCGGGTGCACCATCATCAGGAGGGCAAACGTGAGTTGTGATGCGACAACGTTACCGGCATATCACCTGAACCTGCCCTCCATCGCGATCCCTGAGCTGAGGCATCCAATCACCGTGTGGAGGACAGTGACAAACGTCGGCGAGGTCAACTCCGTGTACCACGCAGAAGTCCAAAGCCCAGCTGGAGTCAAGATGGAGATTGAGCCGCCGGTGCTCGTGTTCAACGCCATGAACAAAGTTCATACGTTTAAGGTGAAATTCTCGCCTATGTGGAAGCTGCAAGGGGACTACACCTTCGGCAGCATTACGTGGCATAAGGAACAGAAGGCTGTGAGGATTCCTGTTGCAGCCCGAATTACAATTCAGGACTTTTATGCAGATGTTGCATAAATAACTCGAGGTGCAACTTAAGTACACGAAATTCTGCTCTTGATTTGTACTATAATGAATAACAACAGTAAATGGATATAAATTCTTTATAAAGGTTGTCTCGGGGCCAC is from Triticum dicoccoides isolate Atlit2015 ecotype Zavitan unplaced genomic scaffold, WEW_v2.0 scaffold184229, whole genome shotgun sequence and encodes:
- the LOC119344766 gene encoding subtilisin-like protease SBT3.5 produces the protein MPILAEGLPRKIADPFDYGGGNINPGGAADPGLVYDIDPRDYNKFFGCTIIRRANVSCDATTLPAYHLNLPSIAIPELRHPITVWRTVTNVGEVNSVYHAEVQSPAGVKMEIEPPVLVFNAMNKVHTFKVKFSPMWKLQGDYTFGSITWHKEQKAVRIPVAARITIQDFYADVA